Proteins encoded together in one Dasypus novemcinctus isolate mDasNov1 chromosome 9, mDasNov1.1.hap2, whole genome shotgun sequence window:
- the NPPA gene encoding natriuretic peptides A: protein MGLFSTVTAGVLLFLAFQIPGQSRANPVYNPVSTADLMDFKNLLDHLEEKMPLEDVVMPPQVLSDQNDDAGAALNPLPEVPPWTGELNSAQREGGVTGRGPWDSSERSALLKNKLRALLTAPRSLRRSSCFGGRIDRIGAQSGLGCNSFRYQR, encoded by the exons ATGGGCCTCTTCTCCACCGTCACCGCAGGCGTCCTTCTCTTTCTGGCATTTCAGATCCCAGGTCAAAGCAGAGCTAACCCTGTGTACAACCCTGTGTCCACCGCAGACCTGATGGATTTCAAG AATTTGCTGGACCATTTGGAGGAGAAGATGCCTTTGGAAGATGTGGTTATGCCCCCACAAGTACTAAGTGATCAGAATGATGACGCTGGGGCAGCTCTCAACCCCCTCCCCGAGGTGCCTCCCTGGACCGGGGAGCTCAACTCAGCCCAGAGAGAGGGGGGTGTCACTGGACGGGGCCCCTGGGACTCCTCCGAAAGATCTGCCCTTCTGAAAAACAAGCTGAGGGCACTGCTCACTGCCCCGCGGAGCCTGCGGAGGTCCAGCTGCTTCGGGGGCAGGATAGACAGAATTGGAGCTCAGAGTGGACTGGGGTGCAACAGCTTCCGG TACCAAAGATAA
- the CLCN6 gene encoding H(+)/Cl(-) exchange transporter 6 isoform X2 — translation MDNKKGRRYEAVKWMVVFAIGVCTGLVGLLVDFFVRLFTQLKFGVVQTSVEECSKKGCLALSLLELLGFNLTFVFLASLLVLIEPVAAGSGIPEIKCYLNGVKVPGIVRLRTLLCKVFGVLFSVAGGLFVGKEGPMIHSGAVVGAGLPQFQSISLQKIQFNFPYFRSDRDKRDFVSAGAAAGVAAAFGAPIGGTLFSLEEGSSFWNQGLTWKVLFCSMSATFTLNFFRSGIQFGSWGSFQLPGLLNFGEFKCSDSDKKCHLWTAMDLGFFIVMGVIGGLLGATFNCLNKRLAKYRMRNVHPKPKLVRVLESLLVSLVTTVVLFMASMVLGECRQMSSSSQISNDSFQLQVTSEDVNSSIKTFFCPNETYNDMATLFFNPQESAILQLFHQDGTFSPITLALFFVLYFLLACWTYGISVPSGLFVPSLLCGAAFGRLVANVLKSYIGLSHIYSGTFALIGAAAFLGGVVRMTISLTVILIESTNEITYGLPIMITLMVAKWTGDFFNKGIYDIHVGLRGVPLLEWETEVEMDKLRASDVMEPNLTYVYPHTRIQSLVSILRTTVHHAFPVVTENRGNEKEFMKGNQLISNNIKFKKSSILTRAGEQRKRSQSMKSYPSSELRNMCDDHMASEEPAEKEDLLQQMLERRYTPYPNLYPDQSPSEDWTMEERFRPLTFHGLILRSQLVTLLVRGVCYSESQSSASQPRLSYAEMAEDYPRYPDIHDLDLTLLNPRMIVDVTPYMNPSPFTVSPNAHVSQVFNLFRTMGLRHLPVVNAVGEIVGIITRHNLTYEFLQARLRQHYQTI, via the exons GTGGGTCTCCTTGTGGATTTTTTTGTGCGACTCTTCACCCAGCTCAAGTTTGGAGTGGTGCAGACGT CGGTGGAGGAGTGCAGCAAGAAAGGCTGCCTGGCCCTGTCCCTTCTGGAACTCTTGGGTTTTAACCTGACCTTCGTCTTTTTGGCAAGCCTTCTGGTCCTCATTGAG CCAGTGGCAGCGGGTTCTGGTATTCCTGAGATCAAATGCTACCTGAACGGTGTGAAGGTGCCGGGGATTGTCCGTCTCCGGACCCTGCTCTGCAAAGTGTTTGGCGTGCTGTTCAGTGTGGCTGGAG ggctctttGTGGGGAAGGAAGGCCCCATGATCCACAGCGGCGCGGTGGTGGGAGCCGGCCTCCCTCAG TTTCAGAGCATCTCCTTACAGAAGATCCAGTTTAACTTCCCCTATTTCCGAAGTGACAG AGACAAGCGAGACTTTGTATCAGCAGGGGCGGCTGCTGGAGTTGCTGCAGCTTTTGGGGCTCCAATTGGGGGTACCTTGTTCAGTTTGGAGGAGGGCTCGTCCTTCTGGAACCAAGGACTGACGTGGAAAGTG CTTTTCTGTTCCATGTCGGCCACCTTCACCCTCAACTTCTTCCGTTCTGGGATTCAGTTTGGAAGTTGGGGTTCCTTCCAGCTCCCTGGATTACTGAACTTTGGCGAGTTTAAG TGCTCTGACTCTGATAAAAAATGTCATCTCTGGACAGCTATGGATTTGGGTTTCTTCATCGTGATGGGGGTCATTGGGGGCCTCCTAGGAGCCACATTCAACTGCCTGAACAAGAGACTCGCAAAGTACCGTATGCGGAACGTGCACCCGAAACCTAAGCTTGTCAG AGTCCTGGAGAGCCTCTTGGTGTCTCTGGTAACCACCGTGGTGCTGTTCATGGCCTCGATGGTGCTCGGGGAGTGCCGACAGATGTCGTCTTCCAGTCAAATCAGTAACGACTCGTTCCAGCTCCAG GTTACATCAGAAGATGTGAACTCAAGTATCAAGACCTTTTTCTGTCCCAATGAGACCTACAACGACATGGCCACGCTCTTCTTCAACCCGCAGGAGTCTGCCATCCTGCAGCTCTTCCACCAGGATG gtactttcagccccaTCACCTTGGCCTTGTTCTTTGTCCTCTATTTCCTGCTTGCGTGCTGGACGTATGGCATATCTGTGCCAAGTGGCCTTTTTGTGCCTTCTCTGCTGTGCGGGGCGGCTTTTGGACGTTTAGTTGCCAATGTCCTAAAAAG CTATATtggattgagccacatctattcggGGACCTTTGCCCTGATCGGTGCTGCGGCTTTCTTGGGTGGGGTCGTCCGGATGACCATCAGCCTCACAGTCATCCTGATTGAGTCCACCAACGAAATCACCTATGGGCTTCCCATTATGATCACCCTGATG GTGGCCAAATGGACCGGGGACTTTTTCAACAAGGGCATTTATGATATCCATGTGGGCCTACGGGGAGTGccccttctggagtgggagacagaGGTGGAAATGGACAA acTGCGGGCCAGCGACGTCATGGAGCCCAACCTGACCTACGTCTACCCGCACACCCGCATCCAGAGTTTGGTCAGCATCCTGCGCACCACGGTCCATCACGCCTTCCCGGTGGTCACAGAGAACCGGGGCAACGAGAAGGAGTTCATGAAGGGCAACCAGCTTATCAGTAACAACATCAAGTTCAAG AAATCCAGCATCCTCACCCGAGCCGGTGAGCAGCGCAAACGGAGCCAGTCGATGAAATCCTACCCTTCAAGTGAGCTGCGGAACATGTGCGACGACCACATGGCCTCCGAAGAGCCGGCCGAGAAGGAGGACCTCCTCCAGCAGATGCTGGAGAGACG ATACACTCCCTACCCCAACCTCTACCCCGACCAGTCCCCGAGTGAAGACTGGACCATGGAGGAGCGCTTCCGCCCTTTGACCTTCCACGGCCTGATCCTTCGGTCACAGCTTGTCACACTGCTCGTCCGAGGAGTCTGTTATTCTGAAAGCCAGTCA AGTGCCAGCCAGCCACGCCTTTCTTATGCTGAGATGGCCGAGGATTACCCACGGTATCCTGATATCCATGACCTGGATCTGACGCTGCTGAACCCCCGGATGATTGTG GATGTCACCCCATACATGAACCCTTCACCCTTTACCGTTTCACCCAATGCGCACGTCTCCCAGGTCTTCAATCTCTTTAGGACGATGGGCCTGCGGCACTTGCCGGTGGTGAACGCCGTGGGAGAG ATCGTTGGGATTATCACCCGGCACAACCTGACGTACGAATTTCTCCAGGCCCGACTGAGGCAGCACTACCAGACCATCTGA